A genomic window from Lotus japonicus ecotype B-129 chromosome 1, LjGifu_v1.2 includes:
- the LOC130728850 gene encoding heat shock 70 kDa protein 4-like — protein sequence MARQDEGLVIGIDLGTTYSCVAVWEEQHCRVEIIHNDQGNKTTPSFVAFTDHQRLIGDAAKNQAATNPANTVFDGKRLIGRKYSDPVIKDDLMFWPFKVIAGADDKPMIIIKHKGQEKHISAEEISATVLTKMRETAEAYLESPIKNAVVTVPAYFNDSQRQATKDAGTIAGLNVVKIINEPTAAALAYGLEKRANCVGERNIFVFDLGGGTFDVSLLTIKGEIFEVKATAGDTHLGGEDIDNRMVNYFVKELKRKNKVNITGNARALRRLRTVCERAKRTLSFAIDTTIEVDAIFESIDLCSSITRARFEELNMDLFKKCMETVERCLNDSKMDKNSIHDVVLIGGSSRIPKVQQLLQDFFSGKELCKGINPDEAVAHGAAVQAALLNKGIKNVPNLVLLDVTPLSLGISVKGGLMSVVIPRNTTIPSKKIDTYLTSEDNQTSVLIEVYEGERKRASDNNLLGLFNLNGIPSAPAGHPLNVCFDLDANGILNVSAEEETTGIKNGITVTNDNGRLSSEQIMRLIQEAEKHRAEDRMYEKKVEAMNALDDYVYKLRNAIKDIDRSSKLRLQDKSKIRVAVTKARNLLGTSDQTETEVFEDYLNEMEGIVESIVKID from the exons ATGGCAAGGCAAGATGAGGGATTGGTGATAGGAATCGACCTCGGCACGACGTACTCATGTGTTGCAGTATGGGAAGAGCAACACTGTCGAGTGGAGATCATCCACAATGACCAAGGAAACAAAACCACTCCTTCTTTTGTTGCTTTCACAGATCACCAAAGATTGATTGGCGATGCTGCTAAAAATCAGGCTGCAACAAACCCAGCAAACACTGTCTTTG ATGGGAAGAGGTTAATTGGAAGAAAATATAGTGATCCAGTTATTAAAGATGATCTAATGTTTTGGCCATTCAAGGTCATTGCTGGTGCTGATGACAAACCCATGATCATTATTAAGCACAAGGGACAGGAGAAGCATATTTCTGCTGAGGAAATTTCTGCCACAGTCCTGACAAAGATGCGCGAGACTGCAGAGGCATATCTGGAGTCACCAATAAAGAATGCTGTTGTTACAGTGCCTGCTTATTTCAACGACTCTCAGCGCCAAGCTACGAAAGATGCTGGTACCATTGCTGGTCTAAATGTTGTAAAAATAATCAATGAGCCTACTGCTGCAGCTCTAGCATATGGACTTGAAAAGAGGGCTAATTGTgttggagagagaaatattTTCGTCTTTGATCTTGGTGGTGGAACATTTGATGTGTCACTCCTCACCATCAAGGGTGAAATCTTTGAAGTCAAAGCCACTGCTGGAGACACGCACCTTGGAGGAGAAGACATTGATAACAGAATGGTGAACTACTTTGTTAAGGAGttgaagaggaagaacaaagtGAACATTACTGGGAATGCAAGAGCCTTGAGAAGGTTGAGAACTGTATGTGAGAGGGCAAAAAGGACACTTTCATTTGCCATTGATACTACCATTGAGGTAGATGCTATATTTGAGAGCATTGACTTGTGTTCATCAATTACTCGCGCCAGATTTGAGGAACTCAACATGGACCTCTTTAAAAAGTGTATGGAGACTGTTGAGAGGTGTCTTAATGATTCTAAGATGGACAAAAATAGTATCCATGATGTTGTCCTTATTGGTGGCTCTTCTAGGATTCCCAAAGTGCAGCAGCTATTGCAGGACTTCTTCAGTGGAAAGGAACTATGCAAGGGGATCAATCCTGATGAGGCTGTTGCTCATGGTGCAGCTGTCCAGGCTGCGTTGTTGAATAAAGGCATTAAGAATGTTCCAAACTTGGTGCTATTGGATGTGACACCACTTTCACTTGGTATATCGGTAAAAGGAGGTCTGATGAGTGTGGTGATTCCAAGGAATACCACTATTCCTTCGAAGAAGATAGACACATACTTAACTAGTGAAGATAACCAAACCAGTGTCCTGATTGAGGTTTATGAGGGTGAGAGGAAAAGAGCCAGCGATAACAACTTGCTTGGTTTGTTTAACCTTAATGGCATTCCTTCTGCTCCTGCAGGCCATCCTTTAAATGTATGCTTCGATTTAGATGCTAATGGTATCCTAAATGTCTCGGCTGAAGAAGAAACCACTGGTATTAAGAATGGGATTACCGTAACCAATGACAATGGAAGACTATCTTCTGAACAAATTATGAGATTGATTCAAGAAGCTGAGAAACACCGGGCTGAAGATAGGATGTATGAGAAGAAAGTTGAAGCAATGAATGCTTTGGATGACTATGTTTACAAGTTAAGGAATGCTATAAAGGATATTGATAGAAGTTCTAAGCTTCGTCTACAAGATAAAAGTAAGATCAGAGTGGCAGTTACAAAGGCCAGAAATTTGCTTGGTACTAGCGACCAGACAGAGACAGAGGTGTTTGAAGATTATTTGAATGAGATGGAGGGCATTGTAGAATCCATTGTCAAGATTGACTAG